The DNA window ATGTTACTGGGGTAATTGAAGGTGATGGCATACACTCAGTAATTAACTACTTGTACGACCACATGGAAGAGATTCCTGCTGCCAACATACCAACCATACTGACAACCTCAGCTTAACAATGAAAGGATTCTTCGCAATAAGCGCAAAGGAAAGATTTACGGTCTTTGGAGAGGATCTTATTTTGGGCTTAGGCGAGCAAAGTGAAAGAGACTCACTACTCTTGAGAGTAACAGACGAGGGCAGATCTCTTTCTACAGTAGTCTATTTCCTTGGCTTCGTAGAACACACAACAGGCAGACATCCAGTTTTGGATAGCAAAAAGCTAGAGATCTTTTCAAAAGATGGCATTGAGAAGGCAAAGAACATTCTACTTGCTAGGATCCGCACCGAGGCGGAAAAAGGGACTGTGCTTGACCTTCCGGATCCTATGAATATCGTCTTTAGATGGAGAGATTGGGCTGGTAAAGATGAGGTCACGATAAAACTAAACAGTTATCTGAATACATCCGAAGGTTTGCTAAAGCTGATGAAAGCTTTCTCTAGCGAGATAAAATCCGTAGGTGGAGATGATACCGAAATCGTGCGTATTAGAACTGAAATAAGATTAAAATACTTACAAGAATTTTTTGATGTACCAGCCCTGAAACAAAAGGTTGCACAACTGAAAAACTCACAAGACATCAAGTTGTCTGATGATGAAATTAACTTAATCAATGGGTTTCTTAGTGGAGAAAGTTTAGACTTTTGAAATGATTATAAGAAAAGCTGGTTTGTTGCCTTGAGGATATTTCATTCGGGTTACAGTAAATCTTTACTCTTCAAGCTGGTGAAGACGGTTTCTCACACGATCCAAAATAATTTGGACATTACGAACTCGTAGTCCTCGTCGGTGGCGCTGGCGGATAGGGTGCAGATGAAGTTTTTGACGTAGGGGTGGGCGTGGGCACACGAGACGGAGGTGGCGAGGAAGGTAATATAAACGGAGGTGGCGAGGAAGGTAATATAATGGGAGTTGCACTATCAAAATTACCAGGCAGAGACATGCGCAACATAGACGTGGTGTTTTATAAAGAAGGAAGGTACTGGGTTGCCCAGGCGTTAAATGTGGAAGTCTCTTCTTTCGGGAATACCCTGCGAGAGGCTAAGGTGGCGATAAAAGAGGCCTTAGAATTGTATTTTGAGGATGAGCCTGAGCCGGAAGTGCTAAAGATATCAGAGGCTATTGTAGAGCGGATAACCGTTTAGTTTGTACAGCAGTCGAGAAATCGTTAGGGCGCTGGAGAGAAGAGGCTTTACCCGTGTATCCCAAAGAGGAAGTCATCTGAAACTGCGGAAGACTACTTCCGAGGGTGTGTTGACAGCTATTGTGCCTGTGGGGGGCTAGAGAAGTACCGGTGGGCACTTTTAGGTCCATTTTAAAGCAGGCGAAGCTGACATTAGAGGAATTTGAGTTGGCTTTGCGATAGGTTTACAGCAAATCCTTGCTCTTTAATCGGGTGAAGACGTTCTCTCGCATGATCCAGTAGACGCGGGACATGACGTATTCGTAGTCCTCATCGGTGGCGCTGGTGGATAGGGTGCAGATGAAGTTTTTGACGTAGGGGTAGTTGTTCTCGATGGAAGTTACCGCTTCGAAGACCAGGTGACGCTGGACGTCGTCGGAGTGGGCGCGGAGGAGGTTGTGGAGCTCGGCGATGCGGGAGTCGTCGGCGGGGGAGACGGAGGCGGTGAGGTTGGCGAGGATGTTTAGCGACGCTACGCCCTGGCGCATCCGGTCATCGTCCGGAGTGGTTTTACACGCGATATACGTTGTTTGATGGGCGGCCCATTTGAAGAGATTGGCGACATGGACGCTTTCGATTTCCCGCATTCGTCCCCCGTGATGGTTGTGAGCGTGTCGGGGCCATTATATTCGGGAGGGTAGACATAGATTCAACGATTTCTATAGCAAGTTTTGTCTGTTTGGCAGGAAGATAGTATTGCTGACCCGGCTACCTGCTATGAGTCGGGATGGGGTAGAATGGAGAGGTGGGATAGAGGCGATGAGAGAGGTGAGGTAGATATGGTCAAGAGAAAGAGCGCAAAAGAAGTTCCAAGCGCGAAGGACCCTAAGTGGCGGGGATTCAAAAAGATGATTGATAAGCGCCGAGCGTGGACTAGCGTTCGGCTGGAGGAGATTGCGAACGATATTAAAGAAGGGTCGCCGGAGACGGAGCCGTGGTGGAACGAGTTGGAGTACCACTTGGCCAGGTTTAGGCAGTGGCCGGCGCCCCGGCTGGCGGACTTGATGGACAGAATTGAGGATGGAAGGGAGCCGCGGTTCGCGGGGTACAAGGAGATGATAAACGAGGTGGACTAAAGCTCCGGCTAGTCCCGAGGGGTTGCATTCGGTTAGAGAATAGCAAAGCCCCCCGATGAATCGGGGGGGGCTTTTGTTTTGGCGCTTACTTAAAGCTAAGGGCAGGAACATTTAGCTTAGTCGCCATGGGGGATTACAGGCGGCTACGCACGACTAGAATTAGCTGGACTAACGACCTAGGGCGAGGTCGTAATGGGGAGCAGAGATGACGGAGCACAATAAAT is part of the SAR202 cluster bacterium genome and encodes:
- a CDS encoding type II toxin-antitoxin system HicB family antitoxin: MRNIDVVFYKEGRYWVAQALNVEVSSFGNTLREAKVAIKEALELYFEDEPEPEVLKISEAIVERITV
- a CDS encoding type II toxin-antitoxin system HicA family toxin, with amino-acid sequence MYSSREIVRALERRGFTRVSQRGSHLKLRKTTSEGVLTAIVPVGG